In a single window of the Nocardioides sp. L-11A genome:
- a CDS encoding CatB-related O-acetyltransferase — protein MTADMRVPAPRTVREKIAARLRRSVRRWVDGPQLRHFDELDERLLTFEYPSYPWMKIVETVENDGQPVHVKSYAGVNPTAIFMPGGLHHANWVTTVHAHVENGEWVQAPDAIHNKGPITVGHDAFVAYEAIVSSGVTIGDGAIVATRAVVVRDVEPYEIVGGNPAKHIKYRFEQPVREALLRIRWWDWDVDKVAAHKGIIHSPRVEEFVAAHDPQLGPPSCEICR, from the coding sequence ATGACCGCCGACATGCGCGTCCCTGCTCCCAGGACCGTCCGCGAGAAGATCGCCGCCCGGCTCAGGCGAAGCGTCCGACGCTGGGTGGACGGCCCCCAGCTGCGTCACTTCGACGAGCTCGACGAGCGGCTGCTCACCTTCGAGTACCCGTCCTACCCGTGGATGAAGATCGTCGAGACCGTCGAGAACGACGGCCAGCCCGTTCACGTGAAGAGCTACGCGGGCGTCAACCCGACGGCGATCTTCATGCCGGGCGGCCTGCACCACGCGAACTGGGTCACGACCGTCCACGCGCACGTCGAGAACGGCGAGTGGGTCCAGGCTCCGGACGCCATCCACAACAAGGGGCCGATCACCGTCGGGCACGACGCGTTCGTCGCCTACGAGGCCATCGTCTCCTCCGGCGTGACCATCGGCGACGGCGCGATCGTGGCCACGCGTGCCGTCGTGGTGCGCGACGTCGAGCCCTACGAGATCGTCGGCGGCAACCCCGCCAAGCACATCAAGTACCGCTTCGAGCAGCCCGTCCGGGAGGCGCTGCTGCGGATCAGGTGGTGGGACTGGGACGTCGACAAGGTCGCCGCCCACAAGGGCATCATCCACTCGCCGCGCGTCGAGGAGTTCGTGGCCGCGCACGACCCGCAGCTCGGGCCGCCCTCCTGCGAGATCTGCCGCTGA
- a CDS encoding acyl carrier protein, which translates to MQDRVEQVVREFVARVKPEAGEMTVETPLYADGVGLDSLEAAELSAVLEDEFGTDPFQGETMPETLSDIVSFYATA; encoded by the coding sequence ATGCAGGATCGGGTCGAGCAGGTCGTTCGAGAGTTCGTCGCGCGGGTGAAGCCCGAGGCCGGTGAGATGACCGTCGAGACGCCGCTGTACGCCGACGGCGTGGGTCTGGACTCCCTGGAGGCCGCCGAGCTCTCCGCCGTCCTCGAGGACGAGTTCGGCACCGACCCCTTCCAGGGCGAGACCATGCCCGAGACGCTGAGCGACATCGTCTCGTTCTACGCGACCGCCTGA
- a CDS encoding class I adenylate-forming enzyme family protein → MIEFLRRGAETGPERPAVVTHERSVSYAELLAMAERAATGLAALGADRIALADHEAAPVVAMMAAGAATGVEVCLLPPDDAEQVLELVARFDHPVVLTDRDDLPGAALPDGVRRVGLAELLATPAQSAPGDLPAHRPHLVLTTGTTGAPRGVRHDWGRLVRTTAHVRPAADERWLLAFGLHQFAGLQVLLHVFAAGATLVAPAPRRPREGLTAMRELGVTHASATPTYWRFLLAELRADGGPVPGLRQITLGGEAIPGPLLGELATTFPDAHVSQVYAASEFGSTGSMRDRRAGLSTAVLERGEDADIALKVVDGELWIRSRTGMVGYYGEPDIDPEEWRPTGDLVAVEDGRLVFLGRSSEIINVGGVKVHPLVIEERIGAVPGVDVARVYGRRNPMTGQIVAVEVVASAGADTTAIDAAIRAACADLPSASRPRSIRFVDEVSTTGSKIVRRQAP, encoded by the coding sequence GTGATCGAGTTCCTGCGCCGCGGCGCGGAGACCGGGCCGGAGCGGCCGGCCGTGGTCACCCACGAGCGGAGCGTCTCGTACGCCGAGCTGCTCGCGATGGCCGAGCGGGCCGCGACCGGGCTGGCGGCGCTCGGCGCCGACCGGATCGCCCTCGCCGACCACGAGGCGGCGCCGGTCGTCGCGATGATGGCCGCCGGCGCGGCGACGGGGGTGGAGGTCTGCCTGCTGCCGCCCGACGACGCGGAGCAGGTGCTCGAGCTGGTCGCGCGCTTCGACCACCCGGTGGTCCTCACCGATCGCGACGACCTGCCGGGGGCCGCACTGCCCGACGGGGTACGTCGGGTCGGCCTCGCCGAGCTGCTCGCGACTCCCGCGCAGAGCGCTCCCGGCGACCTGCCCGCGCACCGGCCGCACCTGGTGCTCACCACCGGCACGACCGGCGCACCGCGCGGCGTCCGGCACGACTGGGGCCGCCTGGTCCGCACCACCGCGCACGTGCGGCCCGCCGCCGACGAGCGTTGGCTGCTGGCGTTCGGGTTGCACCAGTTCGCAGGGCTCCAGGTGCTGCTCCATGTCTTCGCCGCCGGCGCGACCCTCGTCGCTCCGGCGCCGCGCCGTCCGCGCGAGGGTCTCACGGCCATGCGGGAGCTCGGCGTGACCCACGCGAGCGCCACGCCGACGTACTGGCGCTTCCTGCTCGCCGAGCTGCGCGCTGACGGGGGACCGGTCCCCGGCCTGCGCCAGATCACGCTGGGCGGCGAGGCGATCCCCGGCCCGCTGCTGGGCGAGCTCGCGACGACCTTCCCCGACGCCCACGTCTCCCAGGTCTACGCCGCGTCCGAGTTCGGCTCCACCGGGTCGATGCGCGACCGCCGCGCCGGCCTGTCGACCGCGGTGCTGGAGCGCGGCGAGGACGCCGACATCGCGCTGAAGGTCGTCGACGGCGAGCTGTGGATCCGCTCGCGGACCGGCATGGTCGGGTACTACGGCGAGCCCGACATCGACCCCGAGGAGTGGCGGCCCACCGGCGACCTGGTCGCCGTCGAGGACGGCCGCCTGGTGTTCCTCGGCCGCTCCTCGGAGATCATCAACGTCGGCGGGGTGAAGGTGCACCCGCTCGTCATCGAGGAGCGGATCGGCGCCGTGCCGGGCGTCGACGTGGCCCGGGTCTACGGGAGGCGGAACCCGATGACGGGTCAGATCGTTGCGGTGGAGGTGGTGGCGTCCGCAGGCGCGGACACCACCGCGATCGACGCCGCCATCCGGGCGGCGTGCGCCGACCTCCCGTCGGCGTCCCGCCCCCGCAGCATCCGGTTCGTCGACGAGGTCAGCACGACCGGGAGCAAGATCGTCAGGAGACAAGCACCGTGA
- the fabG gene encoding 3-oxoacyl-ACP reductase FabG, protein MSETSTAEPRVVVVTGGSRGLGAGIVQAYLDDGDIVATCARSSTPEVEKWQGDPAVADRFLFRPADVSSSADCAAFVNAVIERYGRIDVLINNAGVARDGVIGLTSDEDIDVVVDLNVKGSLYMARQVSRRMMVRRSGTIVNISSVVGRSGYRGLAVYSATKAALEGMTRALARELGTRGITVNAIAPGYLRTEMSHGLDEEQLQQIVRRTPAGRLGDPEDIARACQFLTDPRNTYLTGQVLVVDGGLTG, encoded by the coding sequence GTGAGCGAGACCAGCACCGCCGAGCCGCGCGTCGTCGTCGTCACCGGCGGCAGCCGGGGACTCGGGGCCGGCATCGTGCAGGCCTATCTCGACGACGGCGACATCGTCGCTACCTGCGCCCGCAGCAGCACGCCCGAGGTGGAGAAGTGGCAGGGCGACCCCGCCGTCGCCGACCGCTTCCTGTTCCGGCCGGCCGACGTGTCGAGCTCGGCGGACTGCGCGGCCTTCGTCAACGCCGTCATCGAGAGGTACGGCCGCATCGACGTGCTGATCAACAACGCCGGCGTCGCGCGCGACGGCGTGATCGGGCTGACGTCCGACGAGGACATCGACGTCGTGGTCGACCTCAACGTCAAGGGCTCGCTCTACATGGCCCGCCAGGTGAGCCGCCGGATGATGGTCAGGCGCAGCGGCACGATCGTCAACATCTCCTCGGTCGTCGGCCGCTCCGGCTACCGCGGCCTCGCCGTCTACAGCGCCACCAAGGCCGCGCTGGAGGGCATGACCCGCGCGCTGGCCCGCGAGCTCGGCACCCGCGGCATCACGGTCAACGCGATCGCGCCCGGCTACCTGCGCACGGAGATGAGCCACGGTCTCGACGAGGAGCAGCTCCAGCAGATCGTCCGTCGTACGCCGGCCGGGCGGCTCGGCGACCCCGAGGACATCGCCCGCGCCTGCCAGTTCCTCACCGACCCACGCAACACCTACCTCACCGGCCAGGTGCTCGTCGTCGACGGCGGCCTGACCGGCTGA